The genomic segment CCGGGGGAAGACGATGTTGTTTTCCAGATGGATGTGCTCGTGGAGGTCGGCCTCCAGAGCGGCCAGGCCCTCGTAGAGGGCGCGGAAGGTGGGGCAGGCGTCGGCCGGCGGCGCGTAGCCCCCGGTGAGCGCGCGCATCCGGGCCAGCGCCGCGCCGGCGTTGTCGTGTTCGGCCTGCATCTGCTGGATTGGGCCTTCCACGCTGGCGCAGGGCAGGGCGGGCCGTGGGCCGCGGCCCGCGGCGTGGGCCTCCAGGCGGCGCAGGTACGGGAAGAGGACTTGTTCTTCCTTCATCAGGTGCAGTTCGATCTCGTCGCGGAGCGCGTGGAACACCTCTTGAAGCTCGGCCAGCATGCGGCCGTGGCGCGGGCCGTGGGCCTGGAGCACCTTGGCGAGCAGGGCGCCGAGGCGCGGGAGTTGCTGCTTCATGAAGGCGTGGTGGCGTGTCTCGATGTGGCCCAGCAGCTCGACGAGGGGGGCCGCGGCCCAGTCGCGCGCGGCGGCCGCGTCGGGCGGGGGTTCGGCCAGGGCCTGTCGGAGCTGGCCGAGCAGTTCGCTGGGCGCCAGGCCGGCTTCGGCCGCGGCGGCCCGCAGCGGTTGGGCGCCGCCGCAGCAGTAATCCACGCCGCAGCGCTCCAGCACGCGGCGCGTCTGGGGGTACTGCACGACGATGTCGCGCACCGGGGTGTCCTCAGTGATGGGCGTCATGGGCAACCCTCCTGGTCTCGGTCGGGCCGGTCGGCTGGTCCAGCTTCTTGGCCCGTGGGAAGAGGAAGTCGTTTTCGAGGCGCACGTGTTCGCGCAGGTTGGCGGCCAGGGCGCGCAGGGCGTCGGCGGCCGGCGCGGGCGCCTGGGGGAGCCGCGCCTCGATCTCGGCGAGCATGGCGAGAGCGATGCCGTGCTCGAACTCCAGGTGCTCGATGAGGAGGCTGGCCGCGCCCTGGTCGGCCGGGGGCGCGTCGTGCGGCCCCCGGGCCTCGAGGGCGCGGAGGCGGGGGAAGACTCTCTGCTCCTCGGTGCGCAGGTGCTGCTCGAGCACGCTGCGGAGCGATTCGAGCTTGAGGCGGAGCGGCTCTGCGGCGTCGCTCGTGTCGCCGCCGGGCCCTGGCGGGGCTTCGGCGAGAAGGCGGTCGAGACGCGGCAGCCACTCGCGCAGGAAGCCGTGGTGCTCGCGCTCGATGAGGTCGGCCAGTTCCGTGAGGGTGAGCCTGGCCGGGTCCTGCGCCGAGCCGAGCAATCGTTCGATGGCCAGGGCCTTGCCCGTGGCGGTGCGGAGCGTGTTCTGGATGAACTCCCGCAGGCATTGGGCGTCCATCGTCGCGCAGTGCTCGGGCAGGTTCACCAGCCAGTCGGCGTCCCACACGATGCGGAACTCGGGGGTGTCGAGGTCGCGGCCGCTGTGGTGGCTGCCGACGATGCGGGCGATGTGCTGGATGTCGGCTTCCGCGAAGTCGAGTCCCTCGAGGATGCGGCGGGCGATGGGCGGCCCCTCGAGTTCCTGGAACGGGGGCGCGGCCGAGCCGTGTTTGCGTTCGGCCTCTTGGATGCCGATGTCGTGGAGCAGGGCCGCGGCGACGACGATGCGGGGGTTGGCCGCCTCGTGGCGGAGCAGTTCCTGGGCGTTCTCGAGGACGGCCAGGGCGTGGGTGATGCGCTTCTGGTCGGCGCCGAACTCGGCCTTCACGGCCTCGATGAGCTGGTCGGCGAGCGATTCCTCGGCGTATTCGACCAGCTTGACCTTCTTGGGGTCGAAGCCGAGGCATTTCTCGGCCTGCTCGCACCACTGGGCGCAGCCGAGGCTCAGGCGCGGGTTGGCCACGCGGCGGCCGCACTGGGGGCAGCGGCGGCTGCCGTCATCGCGGAAGAACTCGATGGCGTAGCCGCAGTGGGCGCACTCGACGTCGAAGATGTCCCCCTTATCCCAGAAGCGTGTATCCTGGCCAGGACATACGATCTTGCTCATTGGGCGCCTCCTTTCGGCGCGGCGCCGCGTGTGCGGAGCCAATGCTCGGCGAAGCGCTCGCCCGGGCGCGCCTCGGCGAGGAACCGGTCCAGCGCCTCGGCGATGGCGTGCACGGCCTCGGCGGGGGTGGCGGCGGTGCCGACGGCTTGGGCCAGATGCGGGTGGCGGCCCAGCTTGCCGCCCATCAGGAGGCGGGCGGCGGGCGGCGAGAGCGCGATGGCCTCGGGCGGGCACACGTCCCGGCAGCGGGTGCAGCCCTGGCAGGCGGCGGGGTCGAACCGGGCAAGCTCGTCCACGGTGATGGCGCGGTCGGGGCAGGCGGCCTCGCACGCGCGGCACGCGATGCATTTCTCGGGGTCCACCCGCGGCTCGGCGAAGCCCACGAGGCCGACGTCGGCGATCTGCGGCCGCGAGCAGCCGTTGGGGCAGCCGGCGATGGCGACGCGCAGCTTGTGGTGGAAGAGGATGCGCTCGCCCTCGACGCGCTGGCGGAGCCGCTCGGAGAGGCCCGTGGCGCGGGCCCATTCCTCGATGGCCTGCTTCCACTCCTGCGGCTTGATGAGCACGTTCGGGCAGCCGCTGAGCTCGCAGTGGCAGACCTCGATGGCGAGCATGGGGGCGCCGGGCTGGTTGGGCTGCGGCATCATCCGCTCGAGCTGGGTGTCCGACTTCTCGCCGGCGA from the Planctomycetota bacterium genome contains:
- the ric gene encoding iron-sulfur cluster repair di-iron protein, with product MTPITEDTPVRDIVVQYPQTRRVLERCGVDYCCGGAQPLRAAAAEAGLAPSELLGQLRQALAEPPPDAAAARDWAAAPLVELLGHIETRHHAFMKQQLPRLGALLAKVLQAHGPRHGRMLAELQEVFHALRDEIELHLMKEEQVLFPYLRRLEAHAAGRGPRPALPCASVEGPIQQMQAEHDNAGAALARMRALTGGYAPPADACPTFRALYEGLAALEADLHEHIHLENNIVFPRALALEPEPAALP
- a CDS encoding hemerythrin domain-containing protein produces the protein MSKIVCPGQDTRFWDKGDIFDVECAHCGYAIEFFRDDGSRRCPQCGRRVANPRLSLGCAQWCEQAEKCLGFDPKKVKLVEYAEESLADQLIEAVKAEFGADQKRITHALAVLENAQELLRHEAANPRIVVAAALLHDIGIQEAERKHGSAAPPFQELEGPPIARRILEGLDFAEADIQHIARIVGSHHSGRDLDTPEFRIVWDADWLVNLPEHCATMDAQCLREFIQNTLRTATGKALAIERLLGSAQDPARLTLTELADLIEREHHGFLREWLPRLDRLLAEAPPGPGGDTSDAAEPLRLKLESLRSVLEQHLRTEEQRVFPRLRALEARGPHDAPPADQGAASLLIEHLEFEHGIALAMLAEIEARLPQAPAPAADALRALAANLREHVRLENDFLFPRAKKLDQPTGPTETRRVAHDAHH
- a CDS encoding 4Fe-4S binding protein, which produces MSKLTWEPDAEQALSRAPFFVRPLARRKVEERVLARGGDRVTLADVREGEARFKAVAGEKSDTQLERMMPQPNQPGAPMLAIEVCHCELSGCPNVLIKPQEWKQAIEEWARATGLSERLRQRVEGERILFHHKLRVAIAGCPNGCSRPQIADVGLVGFAEPRVDPEKCIACRACEAACPDRAITVDELARFDPAACQGCTRCRDVCPPEAIALSPPAARLLMGGKLGRHPHLAQAVGTAATPAEAVHAIAEALDRFLAEARPGERFAEHWLRTRGAAPKGGAQ